GCTGTCCGAAACTCGTGGACTCGCGGAGCCGGATCGTCAACGGCGCCGGGCCCGAGGACGCCGACCTGCTGTTCGTCGGCGAGGGGCCCGGCGCCAACGAGGACGAACAGGGCGAACCGTTCGTCGGACGCAGCGGCACCGTCCTCGACGACGGTCTGCGGACGGTCGGTCTGGATCGGACGGACGTCCGCATCACCAACTGCGTGCGCTGTCGGCCGCCGGAGAACCGCGACCCCACGAAAGACGAACTCGCGAACTGCCGGGGGTACCTCGAGACCGAGATCGACCGGCTGGATCCGGACGTGATCGTCACGCTGGGGAAGGTACCCAGCGAGCACCTGCTCGGGCGCTCGGTGGCGGTGACCAAGGAGGCCGGCTCGCTCGAGGAGGTTCGAATCAACGGGACGCCACAGCGAGTCCTCCTCTGTGTCCACCCGGCG
This portion of the Haloterrigena gelatinilytica genome encodes:
- a CDS encoding uracil-DNA glycosylase, whose translation is MDESEAMDGLCVTECTRCPKLVDSRSRIVNGAGPEDADLLFVGEGPGANEDEQGEPFVGRSGTVLDDGLRTVGLDRTDVRITNCVRCRPPENRDPTKDELANCRGYLETEIDRLDPDVIVTLGKVPSEHLLGRSVAVTKEAGSLEEVRINGTPQRVLLCVHPAATLYDRSQEETFENALERAAELADVGDGDSGQTRLDGF